The sequence GAGTTCGTCACGGACGTCGCCGAGCACATCCCGCTGCAGATGATCTGCGAGATGCTCGGCGTCCCCGAGCGGGACCATCATCTGATCTTCGAGTGGTCCAACCGCATGGTGGGCTTCCAGGACCCCGACTTCCGTACCACCCCCGAGGACGGCGAGATCGCCGCCGCGGAGATCTTCGGCTACTGCGACGGGCTGGTCGAGGAGCGGCGCAAGGCTCCCCGCGACGACATCATCACCGCGCTCGTCCAGGCCGAGATCGACGGTGACCGGCTCAGCCGCGACGAGATCGACGCGTTCTTCGTGGTGCTCTGCGTGGCGGGGAACGAGACCACCCGCAACCTGATCTCCCACGCCATGCTCGCGCTGATCGAACGCCCGGACACCTACCGCGACCTGGCCGCCAACCTGGACGACGAGGTCCTGTGGCGCTCGGCGACCGAGGAGTTCCTGCGCTGGGGATCGTCGATCCACAACTTCCGCCGTACGGCGACGCGGGACACCGAGATCCGCGGCCAGAGCATCGCCGAGGGCGAGAAGGTGGTCACGTTCTACATGTCGGCCAACCACGACGAGGACGTCTTCGCCGACCCCCTGACCTTCGACATCCGCCGCACCCCCAACGACCACGTGACCTTCGGCGGCGGCGGGCCCCACTACTGCCTGGGCGCGGGACTGGCCCGCCTGGAGATCAGGTGCATGATCCGGGAGCTGCTCCGCCGCTTCCCGTCGGCCGAGCTCGCCGGCCCGGTCCGCCGCATGCGCT comes from Streptosporangium roseum DSM 43021 and encodes:
- a CDS encoding cytochrome P450; translated protein: MQINLLEETWEREVPHRQFAYLRREAPVHWHEVPGDTGFWAVTRYDDVKAVSRDPHTWSTEIGTAFIRTQTQEFIDVASLMLLNMDPPKQTRYRRLVSAGFTPRMIAKLAATVQARCERIADRVAEKGGEVEFVTDVAEHIPLQMICEMLGVPERDHHLIFEWSNRMVGFQDPDFRTTPEDGEIAAAEIFGYCDGLVEERRKAPRDDIITALVQAEIDGDRLSRDEIDAFFVVLCVAGNETTRNLISHAMLALIERPDTYRDLAANLDDEVLWRSATEEFLRWGSSIHNFRRTATRDTEIRGQSIAEGEKVVTFYMSANHDEDVFADPLTFDIRRTPNDHVTFGGGGPHYCLGAGLARLEIRCMIRELLRRFPSAELAGPVRRMRSDFINGVKHMPVRFR